A segment of the Gemmatimonadales bacterium genome:
ACCATCCCCGGCGGGAGCGACATCCGGCTCTGGGCCGCGGCGGGCGTGGGGAACCGGTCGGCCGGGAGCCGCAGCAGCCGCAGCGCCAGGCCGCCGTCCGGGCGCGCCGCCCCCGCCAGGATCCCGACCAGGGCGTTGCCCGAGCCGTCGGCGAACGGCAGCATCCGCCACAATCGCGGCGGCTCGGCGGCCAGGGCCAGCAGCGCGAGCGTAGGCCGCGGCACCGCGGGCTCCGCTCCCTTGGGCGCGGAGGCCGCCGGCGGCGCCAGGATCCAGGGGCGCGCCGCGCCGCCCGTGTCCCCGCGGTGCCGGGCGAGCATCTGGGCCTGCGCCACGAACAGTCCCTCGGGGTAGCCAAGGTGCTGGCGCAGGTCGGGGTCGAGGCTGTCGCTCGGCAAGGGGGTGGCGCCCGCGCCGGCCGCGAGTCGAGCCGCGAACGGCGAGTCCGGGGGCCGCAGGAACAGCCGGGTAGCCCCGCTCACCGCGTCCACGACCGCGACGTAGGGCGCGCACAGGAAGTTGACCTCGTCTCCGTTCCAGACCACGTGGTCCGCCAGCGGGAAGCGGGCCGATGCGAGGTACCCGTCCGCGAGCCAGAACAGCCGGCCGCCCGCGAGCACCGCGCGCGGCGGGTCGAAGGTCGTGAACGGGTACAGCCGCGCCAGCCGGTCGGGGACGTCGCGCCAGATGAGCAGGCGGTCCGCCATGCTCGTGCGCCGGTCCAGCAGCGGCGGCGCCTGCAGCGCCCAGGCCAGAAGCAGCCGGCGCAGCTGCCCGCTCAGCCGCAGGCCGGCCGGCGAGCCCGGGGCCGCCGGCTCGTCGGGCCCGACCACGGCGGGCTCCGCCCCGTGGGCGAGGAAGCGGATGCGGCCCGCCCCCCGGTCCACCGGCGTGGGCGAGACGAGCGCCGGGCCCGGCGGACTCAGCTCCTCGAAGTAGCGCAGCTGGCCGTCGGGCGGCGCGGCGGCGGCGAGCGCCACCGGGTCCCCCGCCCAGGTGAGCGCGCCGCGATGCAGCGTCGCCCAGTCCGCCGGCCGGCCGGCGCGCCGCAGCGCCAGCACGTCCGTCTCGGGGACGGCCAGCGCCACCAGCACCGGCGGCGTGCCCCGACCGGCGTAGCGGTCGAGGGTCGTGCTCCAGGCGTCCTTGCGCGAGGAATCTCCCGCCGCCGCCTCGAGCGCGGCATCGAGGAGCCCCGGCTCGCCGTCCCAGGGCGACAGCCCTTCGAGGCCCCGGCGCAGGGCCTCCAGGCTCTCGGCGGGCACCGCGGATGCCGAGGGCCCGGGCTCGTCCCGCACGCCGGTCAGGATGCCGAGCCCGGCCCGCGAGTACCGATCGGCGTACTGCGCGAGGCCGAGCGCGACGGCCGGGTCCGGCTGCCCGCGCCAGGCGTCGGAGAGGTAGGGCGCGGCGTATCGTCCGACCAGGGCGCCGATCGCGAGCGCGGCCCACATCCCGACCAGGAAGCCCGGGCGGCTCCAGCGCATCATCGCGGCCGTGCCCGCCGACACCACCAGCGCCAGGGCGGCGAGGGCCGTGGCGGCCGGGACCCGGATCGCCCGATCGGCGACGTCCAGGGCCCCGTCCGCGCTCCCGCCGCCGGCGACGATGCCGTAGGCGTCGAGCTGGAATCCCCAGGCCACCACCAGCGCGAGCAGGGCTGCCAGCGCCAGCAGATGCCCGCGGGCGTGCGGGGTCATCCGGAGCCGCCGCCCCGCGACCGTGATGCTGCCGGTCATCGCATAGAGCGCCGTGGCCACGAAGGCCCCGAACACCACCAGCAGCAGCGCCGCCAGGTGCAAGGCCTCGAGCAGCGGGAGCTTGGCGAGGTAGAAGGACGCGTCGCGGCCCAGGACCGGCTCCACGAATCCCAGCGGGACCGCGGCGCGGTACAGCGTGATCAGGTCGGGCAGATCCGTGAAGGTGGCGGCCGTGACGAGGCCGAGCAGCACGGCGAGTGCGATGGCGATCCAGCGCAGCACCCGCTGCGGCACGGCCTCGGCGATCTCGAGGTTGCCGACGCGGCGCGGCAGGTGGACCGCGCCGATGGAGCGGTAGACCGCGAGCGTCTGCAGGGCGTACCACGCCGTGGCGGCGGCCGCCACGGCCACCTGCCACAGGGTGTCGTGGACCAGGCGGAAGCGGTACAGGCGGCCCAGGCCGAGATCTGCGTACCACGAGGCCTCGGTGAAGCGGATGGCGACCCAGCGGCCGCCGAACAGCAGGAGCAGCACGGCCGCGACGGCGTACAGTACCACCCGCCGGCGGCTCATGACCCGAGGCCGCCGACCCCCTCGGCGCGCAGCACCTGGTCCGCCTCGCGCCGGATGGCGGCCAGGGACGGCTCGGTGCGGGCCTCGAACCGCAGCACCAGGAGGGGCTGCGTGTTCGACGCCCGGATCAGCCCCCACCCCTCGCCGGTGCGCCAGCGCACACCGTCGATCGTGACCGTCGGATAGCGCTGGCCGAAGTAGCGGGCGGCCGCCGCGACGATCGCCGGCTTCCGCTCCTCCGCGCACTCCACGCGGATCTCCGGCGTCGAGACGTACTGCGGCAGGGCGGCGCGCAGGGCCGAGAGCGGCCGGGGCTGGCCGGCGAGGATCTTGAGCAGCCGCGCGGCGGCGTACAGGGCGTCGTCGAAGCCGAGGTAGTCGGGCAAGCCGAAGAACATGTGGCCACTCATCTCGCCGGCCAAGACGGCGCCGCTCTCCTTCATCTTCTTCTTGATGAAGGAGTGGCCCGTCATCCACATCGTCGGCTTGGCGCCGGCGCTCTCGAGGGCCTCGACCAGCGCGTCGGAGCACTTCACGTCGAAGATCACCTCGCGGCCCTTGCCGAGTCGCTGCACGAGGTCGATCCCCAGCAGCGCGAGGATCTGGTCGCCGAACAGGACCGTGCCACCCTCGTCCACCGCGCCGATGCGGTCCCCGTCCCCGTCGAACGCGATGCCGGCATCGGCGTGCGCGGCGGCCACCCGTGCCTGGAGGTCGCGCAGGTTGGCGAGGACGGTCGGATCCGGGTGGTGGTGCGGGAAGCGGCCGTCCGATTCGCAATACAGGCGGTCCACCCGCGCACCGAGCGCCTCGAGCGCATCCGGGTAGGTCAGGCCGGGCACGCCGTTGCCGCAGTCCACCACCACGTGGAGCGGCCGCGCGAGCGCCCCGATGCGCGTGACGATCTCCCGGCGGTACGCCTCCAGCACGTCGTGGGCGGCACGCGTGCCCTTGCCCGTGGCGAAGCGATCCCGCTCGATGCGCTCGCGCAGCGTCTGGATGTCGTCGCCGGCGAACGGCAGGCCGCCGAGGACCAACTTGAAGCCGTTCATCTCCGGCGGGTTGTGCGAGCCGGTGACCTGGACCCCGCCGTCGGCCTGGAGGTGGTGGATCGCGAAGTACAGGGCCGGCGTCGGCACCGGGCCGACGTCGAGCACCTTGGTGCCGGTGGCCACCAGGCCCCCGGTGAGCGCCGCCAGCAGCTCCGCGCCGCTGGGACGGTTGTCGCGGCCGACCGCCACGGTCGCGGGGCGGCCGAGCCGTTCCCGCGCCTCCGACCCGGCGGCGGCGCCCACCGCGCGGGCGACGTCGGGCGTGAGGTCGGCGCCGACGGTGCCCCGGATGTCGTACTGGCGGAAGATCACGGGATCGATGCGCATCGAGGTGCGGTCTCCGGCCGCCGGCGCGGCCGGCCTCCCTAGTTGCCGACCGGGACGGGTGCCGAGATGGTCGGGACCCCGGCCGGCAGGAACGCGTGCGAGCCGGCGCGTGCGGCGGCGAGCGCCGCATTGGGCCAGAACCCGAACACGAGCAGCGCCACCACCATCACGGTCAGCGTGACGCCGACCAGCCGCGGCACGAGCACGCCGGCGTGCGCCAGGTCGTGGCTCCGCGGCTTCATGTACATCGCCATCACCACCGGCAGGTAGTACCCCGCCGACACGACGCTGGTCAGCACCAGGATCGCCGCCAGGACGCCGTAGCCGCCGCCGGTGGCGGTGACCAGGATGTACCACTTGCCGATGAAGCCCGCGGTGCCCGGGAACCCGAGCAGGGAGAGCATGCACACCGCCATCCCGAAGGCGAGCCAGGGATGCGACTCCGCCAGCCCGGCCAGGTCGTCGATCAGCACGTCGCGCTCGCCGGCGCGGCCCTTGAGGGCGAGGATCGCGAAGGCGCCCACGGTCATCAGCGTGTAGAACAGCAGGTAGAACAGGAACGCCGCGGCCCCCGCGGTCGAGCAGGCCACCAGCGCGGTCAGCAGGTACCCGGCGTGCGCGATGCTGGAGTACGCCAGCATCCGCTTGACCGAGCGCTGGGCCAGCGCGATCAGATTCCCCACCACCATCGTGACCGCGGCCAGCCACCACAGCGCCTGCTCCCAGGCCGGGTGCACGCCGGCAAACGCCTGGAGCAGGATCCGCACCAGGGCGGCGAACGCCGCGGCCTTCACCGCCGTGGACATGAAGGCGGTCACCGGCGTGGGCGCGCCGTCGT
Coding sequences within it:
- a CDS encoding NADH-quinone oxidoreductase subunit N; translated protein: MPLDLDRAAGLLQAALPEVVLTVWAMLLLLDAAWHHREPGAQRRSGMLALAGLALAAAATVWLWASGARVVGLPTSLALDPFRYAVDLIVLLAAALAILLSVDYLEREGIRIPEYHVLILFATVGMMLLAGGEDLFVLFLGLELMSISVYVLSGIDRRSPVGGEAALKYFLLGAFASAFLLYGIALLYGATGTTKLYLIAAQIGPLQLEHHPMLLAGLALLLVGFGFKVAAVPFHMWTPDVYDGAPTPVTAFMSTAVKAAAFAALVRILLQAFAGVHPAWEQALWWLAAVTMVVGNLIALAQRSVKRMLAYSSIAHAGYLLTALVACSTAGAAAFLFYLLFYTLMTVGAFAILALKGRAGERDVLIDDLAGLAESHPWLAFGMAVCMLSLLGFPGTAGFIGKWYILVTATGGGYGVLAAILVLTSVVSAGYYLPVVMAMYMKPRSHDLAHAGVLVPRLVGVTLTVMVVALLVFGFWPNAALAAARAGSHAFLPAGVPTISAPVPVGN
- a CDS encoding UPF0182 family protein; this encodes MSRRRVVLYAVAAVLLLLFGGRWVAIRFTEASWYADLGLGRLYRFRLVHDTLWQVAVAAAATAWYALQTLAVYRSIGAVHLPRRVGNLEIAEAVPQRVLRWIAIALAVLLGLVTAATFTDLPDLITLYRAAVPLGFVEPVLGRDASFYLAKLPLLEALHLAALLLVVFGAFVATALYAMTGSITVAGRRLRMTPHARGHLLALAALLALVVAWGFQLDAYGIVAGGGSADGALDVADRAIRVPAATALAALALVVSAGTAAMMRWSRPGFLVGMWAALAIGALVGRYAAPYLSDAWRGQPDPAVALGLAQYADRYSRAGLGILTGVRDEPGPSASAVPAESLEALRRGLEGLSPWDGEPGLLDAALEAAAGDSSRKDAWSTTLDRYAGRGTPPVLVALAVPETDVLALRRAGRPADWATLHRGALTWAGDPVALAAAAPPDGQLRYFEELSPPGPALVSPTPVDRGAGRIRFLAHGAEPAVVGPDEPAAPGSPAGLRLSGQLRRLLLAWALQAPPLLDRRTSMADRLLIWRDVPDRLARLYPFTTFDPPRAVLAGGRLFWLADGYLASARFPLADHVVWNGDEVNFLCAPYVAVVDAVSGATRLFLRPPDSPFAARLAAGAGATPLPSDSLDPDLRQHLGYPEGLFVAQAQMLARHRGDTGGAARPWILAPPAASAPKGAEPAVPRPTLALLALAAEPPRLWRMLPFADGSGNALVGILAGAARPDGGLALRLLRLPADRFPTPAAAQSRMSLPPGMVGAAAEAAGSAGAVRRGQPLLLPAAGTVAYAQFLFAASGANAPLMPRSLTVLAAGRVGTGDDAPSAVRALGAAREGPAADARASTAIAEARAAFLALDTAAHREDWVRFGRAWQALRRALGIDTTPRRP
- a CDS encoding phosphomannomutase/phosphoglucomutase, whose amino-acid sequence is MRIDPVIFRQYDIRGTVGADLTPDVARAVGAAAGSEARERLGRPATVAVGRDNRPSGAELLAALTGGLVATGTKVLDVGPVPTPALYFAIHHLQADGGVQVTGSHNPPEMNGFKLVLGGLPFAGDDIQTLRERIERDRFATGKGTRAAHDVLEAYRREIVTRIGALARPLHVVVDCGNGVPGLTYPDALEALGARVDRLYCESDGRFPHHHPDPTVLANLRDLQARVAAAHADAGIAFDGDGDRIGAVDEGGTVLFGDQILALLGIDLVQRLGKGREVIFDVKCSDALVEALESAGAKPTMWMTGHSFIKKKMKESGAVLAGEMSGHMFFGLPDYLGFDDALYAAARLLKILAGQPRPLSALRAALPQYVSTPEIRVECAEERKPAIVAAAARYFGQRYPTVTIDGVRWRTGEGWGLIRASNTQPLLVLRFEARTEPSLAAIRREADQVLRAEGVGGLGS